A window of the Xenopus laevis strain J_2021 chromosome 9_10L, Xenopus_laevis_v10.1, whole genome shotgun sequence genome harbors these coding sequences:
- the hspe1.L gene encoding heat shock protein family E (Hsp10) member 1 L homeolog, whose protein sequence is MAARAFKKFLPLFDRVLVERLAAETVTKGGIMLPEKSQGKVLQATVVAIGEGARGKTGDIQPVSVKVGDKILLPEYGGTKVVLEDKDYFLFRDGDILGKYVD, encoded by the exons ATG GCAGCTCGAGCTTTCAAGAAGTTTCTTCCATTATTTGATAGAGTCCTTGTTGAGCGGCTTGCTGCCGAAACTGTAACTAAAGGAGGAATTATGCTTCCTGAAAAATCACAAGGAAAAGTGCTGCAAGCAACTGTGGTTGCTATTGGAGAAGGTGCCAGAGGAAAG ACTGGTGATATTCAGCCTGTGAGTGTAAAAGTTGGGGACAAAATCCTCTTGCCTGAATATGGAGGTACAAAGGTTGTACTTGAAGACAAG gACTACTTCTTATTCAGAGATGGAGACATCCTAGGAAAATATGTAGATTAG